CGCGAGCGAACCTTATGGGTTGTCGTCGCCGCAGCCCGGCTGGGCCGAAATCGCGCCTGACGCGTGGTGGCAGGCACTCGTGCGCGCCGCCGCGCGGCTGCCGGCCGGCGAGCGCGAGCAGGTCGCCGCGATCGGCTTGTCCGGCCAGATGCATGGCGTCGTGCTGATCGACGCGGCCGGGCAGCCGGTGCGGCCGGCGCTGTTGTGGCCCGATACGCGCGCAGCGCGCGAAGCGGACGCGGCCGCTTGGCCCGGCGCGCCGAACCCCGTCGCGCCCGGCATGGCGGGACCGCTGTTGCGCTGGCTCGCCGCATACGAACCGCAGGTGCTGCGTGCCGCGCGCTGGGCCTTGCAGCCGAAGGACTGGTTGCGCGTCGCGCTGGGCGGTGAGGTGGCGGCCGATCCGAGCGACGCATGCGCGACCGCGCTCGCGACGCCGGACGGCGCCTGGGATCCGGCCTTGATCGATGCGCTGGGCCTGCCGGCCGACCGGTTCGCGCCGGTGCACGCGTCGCTCGCGCGCTGCGGCACGCTCGCTGCGCGGGCCGCGGGGGCGCTCGGGCTGCCGGCCGGCGTGCCGCTGGCGACGGGGGCGGCCGATACTGCGTGCGCGGCGCTCGGCAGCGGGCTCGTCGCGGCCGGCGATGCGCTGCTGACGACCGGCAGCGGCGGTCAGATCGTCGTGCTCGCGGATACCTTGTCGCCTGCGCGGCGCGGGCTGCATCGCTATCGCACGGCGGCCGGCGGCGGTTATTACACGATGGCAGCGATGCAGAACGTCGGGCTCGCGCTCGAAGCCGTGCGCGGCTGGCTCGGCTACCCGGGCTGGGCGGATGCGTACGACGACGCGTTCGCGCAGCCGGCGTCGGAGCGGCTCTGCTTCCTGCCGTACCTGACCGGCGAGCGTTCGCCGTGGATGAATCCCGATGCGCGCGGCGGCTGGCTCGGCCTCGGGCTCGGCGACACGCGCGGCGCGATGATGCGTGCCGCATTCGAAGGTGTCGCGTTCGCGTTGCGCGCAGGGCTCGACGCGATCCGCGACGCGAACCGTGCCGATCCGGTGACGACACTGCGTCTCGCGGGCGGCGGCTCGGTCGATCCGCGCTGGCGCCAGTTGCTCGCGGACGCACTCGGCGCGTCGCTCGATGCGGTCGATTGTCCGAACGCCGCGACGCGCGGCGCCGCGCTGCTCGCCGGTGTTGCGCTCGGGCACTGGCGCGAAGACGTGCTGCGCACGCTGGCGCCGGCCGCGTCGCCGGTCGCCGTGCCGCGCGACGCTCGCGCGCTGGCCACACGTCACGCGCGCTTCATCGATCTGTATGCGCGCACGGATGCGTGGTTCACGATCGGCGTTTAAACTCGGGCACTTGTCCTGACTTGTCCTGTCGCGACAGCGGTGACGCATCGCGGCAAGCCGGCGACCGTTTCCCGCACGCGATGGGCGGCGGGATCGGGGATCATGCCGGGCACGATACGGTTTCGCCGTGTCGCGCGGCACGGCTTGAACTGATCACGCACGCGCTGCCGCTCGAGAAGCTCGACGACGGCGTCGACCCGATGAAGAAGGGCGAATCGCTTCGCCCGATCGTGCTGTATTGAACGGAAGGGAACCCCATGCTCGAACTCGTTTCTTCGCATGCTTGCCACGGCGGCGAGCAACGCTTCTATCGCCACGATTCGACGGCGATCGGCCTGCCGATGAAATTCTCGGTGTACCTGCCGCCGCAGGCGGCACACGGCCGCGTGCCGGCGCTGTTCTACCTCGCGGGGCTCACGTGCACCGACGAGACGTTCGCGATCAAGGCCGGCGCGCAGCAATACGCGGCGCAGCACGGCCTCGCGCTCGTGATGCCCGACACCAGCCCGCGCGGCGCGGGCGTGCCGGGCGAGACCGACGCATGGGATTTCGGCGTCGGCGCGGGCTTCTACGTCGATGCGACCCAGGCGCCGTGGTCCACGCATTACCGGATGGAGTCGTACGTGACGGGCGAGCTGCGCGAGCTCGTCGCGGCCGAGCTGCCGATCGACGGCGCGCGGCTCGGGATCTTCGGTCACTCGATGGGCGGGCACGGTGCGCTGACGCTCGCGCTGCGCCATCCCGACCTGTACCGTTCGGTGTCGGCGTTCGCGCCGATCGCCGCACCGACGCGCTGCCCGTGGGGCGAGAAGGCGTTCTCGGGCTACCTGGGCGCCGATCGCGAAGCATGGAAGCAGCACGACGCGAGCGAGCTCGTCGCGCGCGCGGATGCGCCGAAATTCGCGGCCGGCATCCTGGTCGACCAGGGCCTCGCCGACCAGTTCCTCGCGAACCAGCTGAACCCCGACGTGTTCGAAGCCGCGTGCGCGGCGGCCGGCCAGCCGCTGACGCTGCGCCGCCATCCGGGCTACGACCACGGGTACTACTTCATCTCGACGTTCATCGCCGATCACATTGCGCATCACGCGCGGGTGCTCGCACGGTAAGCGCGGCACGCAGGTCATGCATACGGCGCGCTGCATAGCGCGTGCGCATGAAAAAACGCCGGCCATGCCCTCGGGCACGCCGGCGTTTTCATTTGCGCCGCGCGACGATCAGTGGCGCCGCAACAGGCTTGCGCCGTACACGAGCGCCGACAGCGCGGTAATCCAGAAGCTCGTCGGCCAGTCGGTGTGATATGCGAGCGCGATCCCGCACCACGCTTCGAACAGCGCGAACAGCGCGGCGAGCAGCACGCCCGTCGACAGCCGCGTCGACACGTTCTGCGCGGCGGCGGCCGGCCCGACCAGCAGCGTGAACACCAGCAGCACGCCGACGATCTGCGTCGCCGCGGCCACCGCGAGCGCGCACACCGCGAGGAACAGCATCGACACGGCGCGCAGCGACACGCCCTTGGCTTCCGCCAGTTCGGGCTGCAGCGACGCGAACAGCAGCGGCCGCGCGATCAGCGCGAGCGCGACGAGGCTCACCGCGCCGATGCCCGCGAGCACCGCGAGCGTGTCGTGGCTGACCGCGAGCACGTTGCCGAACAGCAGCGCGGTGACCTGCGTCGCGAACGACGTGTAGAAATGCAGGAACAGCAGGCCGAAGCCGAGCGCGCCCGACAGGATCACGCCGATCGCGACGTCGCGGCCCGCGAGCCGTTCGCCGAGCGCGCCCATGCCGATCCCGGCCGCGAGCGTGAAGCCGACCATCCCCCAGATCGGCGAGATGCCGAGCAGTACTGCGCCCGTCGCGCCGGTGAAGCCGACGTGCGACAGCGCGTGGCCGGCGAAGGTTTGTCCGCGCAGCACCAGGAAGTAGCCGACGATGCCTGCGAGCACCGCGACGATCCCCGACGCGGCGAACGCGTTGATCATGAAGTCGTATTCAAACATCGTGCGAATGCCCGGGATGAGCGTGTCCGTGGTGGTGATGGCCGTGGCCGCCGCCGCTGCCACCGCCGTGCGAGTGGCCGTCGTCGTCCTCGTGCTCGTGATCGTGCTTTTCGATTTCGACGTCGCCCGACATCACGAAGATCTTGCCGTTCACGCGCATCACGTCGATTGGCGAGCCGTAGAGCCGCGACAGCACCGGCTTCGTGATCACCTCGTCGACGGTGCCGAGCGCCGCGACGCCGTTGCCGAGATACAGCACGCGGTCGAGCGCGTTCAGGAGCGGGTTCAGTTCGTGCGCGGAAAACAGCACGGTGATGCCGAGCTCGCGCTGCACGTTGCGCACGAGTTCGACGACGCCGCGCTGGTGGTTCGGGTCGAGGCTGATCAGCGGCTCGTCGAGCAGCAGCAGCTTCGGGCTGCCGAGCAGGCACTGCGCGAGCAGCAGGCGCTGCCGCTCGCCGCCCGACAGCTCCGACAGCGGCCGGCGCGCGAGCGTCGGGCCGCCGACGAGGTCGAGCACGCGGTCGACGTCGCACCGCGTCGCGGCGTTCGTGTGCGGCAGCCCCCAGCGATGGCCGTCGGCGGCCATCGCGACGAAGTCGTAGCCGCGCATCCGGCGATTCGCGAGGCCGCTGCGGATCTGCGGCATGTAGCCGATCGACGCGTTGCCGCGCAGGACCGGCACGCCGCCGACCGACAGCGTGCCGCCCGTGACGGGCACGAGGCCGAGCACGGCGCGCATCAGCGTCGTCTTGCCCGCGCCGTTCGGCCCGAGCACGCCGACGAATTCGCCGGGTTCGATCGAGAAGCTCACGTCGCGCAGGATCGTGCGTCCGGCCAGTTCGAGCGTGACGTGATCGAGTGCGAGTGCGTGGGGAGTGGCGGTCATTTCGTTGCGTGGGTCATTTCTTGCTGGCGGAAAGCGCGGCCGCGAGCGCGTCGAGCTGGCCGGCCATCCACTGCTGGAAGGTCTTGCCGGCCGGCTGCGTCTCGGTGACGCTCATGCTCGGCACGCCGCCGTCGCGCGCGACCTTCAGCATGCGCTTGGTCATTGGCGCTTCGGCCTGGCTGTTGTAGATCAGCACACGCACCTGCTTCTTGCGCAGGTCGTTCTCGAACGCAGCGACATCCTGCGCGCTGGCTTCGGTGTCGTTCATCGTCGCGAGCTGGAAGCGCTGGTTGCGCATGTCGAGGCCGATCGCGTCGGACATGTAGCCGAACACCGGCTCGGTGGCCGTCACCGGCACGCCCTTGTACTGCGCGCGCAGCGCGGCGACCTTGTCGTCGATCGGCTTCAGCGACGCGACGAACTTCTGCAGGTTCGCGTCGTAGTCGGCCTTGTTCGCCGGGTCGGCGCGGCCGAGCTCGGCCGCGATCGCGCGCGCGGCGGCCGGCATCGTCGCCGGGTCGTACCACAGGTGCGGGTTGTCGCCGGCCTTCTTGCCGACCAGATCGGCGACGACGATCGTCGCGCGCTGCGCCTGCTTCGATGCGCCGAGCAGCTTGCCCATCCACGGATCGTAGTCCGCGCCGTTGTAGATCACGACCTGCGCGTGCTGCAGCGCGCGCGCGGTCTTCGGGCTCGCTTCGAACAGGTGCGGATCCTGGTCGGGACTGCTGAGGATGCTGGTCACCGCGACATGGCGGCCGCCGATCTGCGATGCGACGTCGCCATAGAAGTTCTCGGCGGCGACGACGTTGACGGTCGCGGCCTGCGTGAAGGCGGGCGCCGCGAACGACAGCGCGGCGGCAGCGGCGGCGACCAGGCGGGCAAGCGACAGGGCTCGCCGCGGCGCGCGCTTCAGGGCAATGGACATGAAACTCCTCGTAGGAAGGGGCGGCGGGGCGCCGCGCGATGCGGTGTCAGCGTTGCGCGGGCTTGCCCTTGCAGTGCCCGCACAGACCGTTCAGCTCGACGACCTGGTGGTGGACTTCGAACCCGTGCGCGGGCTCGCTCGCGGACAGCTGCTTCGCGAGGTCGCTGCCCGGAATCTCGACGGTCTCGCCGCACGAATCGCAGATCAGGAACTGGCCTTCGTGCGGCACGCCGATCTCGCAGCACGCGAAGAACGCGTTCTTCGATTCGATCCGGTGGATGAAGCCGTGTTCGACGAGGAAATCCAGCGCGCGATAGACGGTCGTCGGCGGCACGCGGCCGCGCTGCGGCTCGAGCTCGGCGAGCAGGTCGTACGCGCCGATCGGGCGCTGCGCGGCCAGCACGCGTTCGTAGACCTGGCGGCGCAGCGGCGTCCACGCGAGCCCGTGCTCGGCGGCGAATGCGTCGGCCCGGGACAGCCGGGCGTCAATGGGCGATGAGGTAGCCATGGCGTGAAGCAGGCAATGAAACGAAGTATGGCGATGATATAACGTATCTCCATGGCGTGCAGCCCGAATTCCTGCCCCTGCACCCGCTCCGTCCCCTTCATCGCCGTTTCAGCCGCGCTGCACCCAGCGCGCCGCGCCTTGCCAGGCGTGGGTCGCCGGCCGACGCCCGGGGCGGCCGTGCCGCAGCGCATCATCGAAAGCCGCCATGTCGCCTTGACAGCGTGAATCGCGTATCCGATCATTCGACCAACAACAGAGCAATTGATCGGCCAGCGAGCGTTCGCTCATCTCGCGGCCTTCGTGCAGCAGAACGAACCGGAGACAACCAGTGAGACTGGAACACAAGGTCGCGATCCTGACGGGCGCGGCAAGCGGCATCGGCGAAGCGGTCGCGCAACGCTATCTGGACGAGGGCGCGCGCTGCGTGCTGGTCGACGTGAAGCCGGCGAGCGGTTCGCTCGCGCAGCTGATCGAGGCGAATCCCGGCCGCGCGGTGGCCGTCACCGCGGACGTCACGCGCCGTGACGACATCGAGCGGATCGTCGCCACCGCCGTCGAGCGCTTCGGTGGCGTCGATATCCTGTTCAACAACGCGGCGCTGTTCGACATGCGCCCGCTCCTCGACGAATCCTGGGACGTGTTCGACCGGTTGTTCGCGGTCAACGTGAAAGGGTTGTTCTTCCTGATGCAGGCGGTTGCGCAGCGGATGGTCGAGCAGGGGCGCGGCGGCAAGATCGTCAACATGTCGTCGCAGGCAGGGCGTCGTGGCGAGGCACTCGTTTCGCACTACTGCGCGACCAAGGCCGCGGTGATCAGCTACACGCAGTCGGCCGCGCTCGCGCTCGCGCCGCACCGGATCAACGTGAACGGCATCGCGCCGGGCGTGGTCGACACGCCGATGTGGGAGCAGGTCGATGCGCTGTTCGCGCGCTACGAGAACCGGCCGCTCGGCGAGAAGAAGCGGCTTGTCGGTGAAGCCGTGCCGCTCGGCCGGATGGGCGTGCCCGGCGACCTGACGGGCGCCGCGCTGTTCCTCGCGTCGGCCGACGCCGATTACATCACCGCCCAGACGCTGAACGTCGACGGCGGCAACTGGATGAGCTGACGTGGCGCCGCTCGCACGCGCAACCCAGGCGGATCCGCTGCGCGCGGCCGCCGCCGCACGAGGGCTCGCATGATGGCCGAGATCGTGATCGCCGGCGAACTGCTGGCCGAATTCGTCGCCGCCGAGCGCGGCCAGGGTTTCGACACGCCGGGCCTGTTCACCGGCCCGTTCCCGAGCGGCGCGCCGGCGATCTTCGCCGACCAGGCCGCGCGGCTCGGCGTGCGCGTCGCGTATGCGGGTTGTGTCGGCCGCGACGCGTTCGGCGACGCGATCGTCGCGCGGCTCGAGCGTGACGGTGTCGACGTTGCACGCATCCGCCGCGTCGCCCGCCCGACCGGCACCGCGTTCGTCGCGTATCGCGACGACGGCTCGCGCAGCTTCGTCTTCAATCTGTCTACCAGCGCGGCCGCGTGCATCGACGCATCCGATGTCGCGACGGCGATGTTCGATGGCTGCCGTTACTTCCACGTGATGGGCTCGTCGTTGACGAGCGAAGCGGCGATCGCCGCGGTGCAGCGCGGCGTGATCGAGGCGGCGCGCGCCGGCGCGAAGGTGTCGTTCGACCCGAACGTGCGGCCCGAGATGCTGAGCTTCCGCCCGATGCGCGCGGCGCTCGATGCGATGCTCGCCGCGTGTCACCTGTTCCTGCCGAGCGAGGCCGACCTGCCGTTCTTCTGCGGGCCGCAGCCGGCCGAGCGCGCGATCGCGGGGCTGCTCGCGACGCATCCGCTGCTCGAGCGGGTCGTGCTCAAGCGCGGCGCGGCCGGCAGCGTCGCGTTCGAGCGCACGAGCCGCGTCGAGGCACCGGCCTGGCCGGTCGACGAACGCGATCCGACCGGTGCGGGCGACTGCTTCGGCGGCACGCTGGTCGCGAGTCTCGTCGCCGGCATGCCGATCGACGTCGCGCTGCGCCGTGCGAACGCGGCCGGCGCGATCGCCGTCACGCGGCGCGGCCCGATGGAAGGCAACAGCAGTGCGACTGAAATCGACCGCTTCCTGACCGAGCGAGGTATCGCATGTCCGGCCTGACCCCCACCGCTGAACGCTCGCGCTCCGCGCACGCCGACGCCGTGCTGCGGATGATCTTCGACGCGAACCGCGCGGATGCGCAGCGCGGCATCTATTCGATCTGCAGCGCGCACCGGCTCGTGCTCGAGGCCGCGTGCGAAGCCGCGCGCGCGGACGGCTCGCCGCTGCTGATCGAGGCGACCTGCAACCAGGTGAATCATCTCGGCGGCTATACGGGCATGACGCCCGCCGATTTCCGGCGCGACGTCGACGCGATCGCGCTGCGTTGCGGGCTCGCACCGTCGGCGCTCGTGCTCGGCGGCGACCATCTCGGACCGAATCCGTGGCGGCACCGCCGCGCGGCCGATGCGATGCGCGAAGCGGCCGCGATGGTCGCGGCTTATGTCGAAGCCGGTTTCGAGAAGATCCACCTCGACGCGAGCATGGCCTGCGCGGACGATCCGGTGCGGCTCGACGATCGTACGATCGCCGCGCGCGCGGCCGGGCTGTGCCGCGCGGCGGAGGACGCGGCGGCACGCGCCGGTGTCGCACCCGTCTACGTGATCGGCACCGAGGTGCCGACGCCGGGCGGCGAGGTGGCAGGCGACGCGGGCGGCGCCGCGATCGCGCGGATCGCGGTCACGCGCAGCGACAGCATCGCCGCGACGCTCGACGCGCACCGCGACGCATTCGCGGCGGCCGGGCTCGACGAAGCATGGGCCCGCGTGGTCGCCATCGTCGCGCAGCCGGGCGTCGACTTCGATGATCGTCACGTGCTCGACTACGACAGCACGAAGGCCGCGTCGCTCGGCGCGAGCATCCTGCACACGCCGCGCCTCGTGTTCGAAGCGCATTCGACCGATTACCAGACCGAAGGCGCGCTCGCCGCGCTCGTGCGCGACCACTTCGCGGTGTTGAAGGTCGGCCCCGCGCTGACCTTCGCGCTGCGCGAGGCGCTGTTCGCGCTCACCTTCATCGAGGACGCGCTGATCGACGACGTCGCGATGCGCTCGCGGCTGCGCGACGTGGTCGATGCGGCGATGCGCGCGCAACCCGAGCACTGGGCGCCGTATTACCGCGGCGACGAGACCGAGCAGCGGCTCGCGCGGCAGTTCAGCTACAGCGACCGGATCCGCTACTACTGGCTGCAGCCGGCGGTCGCGGCGGCGGTCGAGCAGCTGTTCGCAAACCTCGCGCGCCAGCCGGTGCCCGAAACGCTCGTCGCGCAGTGGCTGCCGGACGTGTACGCGGCGTGCCGCGCGGGCGGCCTCGCGAAGGAGCCGCGTGCTTGGGTGCGCCACCGGATACGCGACGTGATCGCGCACTATGCGCGCGCGTGCGGCATGCAGCGGCCGGCGTGACGGGCCGCGAAGGAAGCGCAGCAATACGAGACACGAGACACGCAACACCGACGACAGTTCGAACAATCACAGGAGACATGCCATGCAACGAAAGATGCGCTACGCCGCCGCACGCTGCTTCGCCGGAGCCGCGCTCGCGACGGCCGCGTGCGCGGCGTCCGCCGGCACGCTGACGATCGCGACGCTGAACAACCCGGACATGATCGAGTTGAAGAAGCTGTCGCCGGCGTTCGAGAAGGCAAACCCGGACATCAAGCTGAACTGGGTGATCCTCGAGGAGAACGTGCTGCGCCAGCGCGCGACCACCGACATCACGACCGGCAGCGGCCAGTTCGACGTGATGGCGATCGGCACCTACGAGACGCCGCAGTGGGGCAAGCGCGGCTGGCTCGCGCCGATGACGGGCCTGCCGGCCGACTACGACCTGAACGACATCGTGAAGACCGCGCGCGACAGCCTGTCGTACAACGGCCAGCTGTATGCGCTGCCGTTCTACGTCGAAAGCTCGATGACGTTCTACCGCAAGGACCTGTTCGCGGCGAAGGGGCTCAAGATGCCCGACCAGCCGACCTACGACCAGATCGCCGAGTTCGCGGACAAGCTCACCGACAAGGCGAAGGGCACCTACGGGATCTGCCTGCGCGGCAAGGCCGGCTGGGGCGAGAACATGGCGTACGTGTCGACCGTCGTGAACACGTTCGGCGGGCGCTGGTTCGACGAGAACTGGAACGCGCAGCTGACGTCGCCCGAATGGAAGAAGGCGATCGGTTTCTACGTGAACCTGCTGAAGAAGGACGGCCCGCCGGGAGCGAGCTCGAACGGCTTCAACGAGAACCTGACCCTGACCGCGTCGGGCAAGTGCGCGATGTGGATCGACGCGACGGTCGCGGCCGGGATGCTCTATAACAAACAGCAGTCGCAGGTCGCCGACAAGATCGGCTTCGCGGCCGCGCCGGTCGCCGCCACGCCGAAGGGCTCGCACTGGCTGTGGGCGTGGGCGCTGGCCGTACCGAAGACGTCGAAGCAGCAGGACGCCGCGCGCAAGTTCATCGCGTGGGCGACGTCCAAGCAGTACATCGAGATGGCCGGCAAGGACGAGGGCTGGGCGTCGGTGCCGCCGGGCACGCGCACGTCGACCTACCAGCGCCCCGAATACAAGGCCGCCGCGCCGTTCTCGGACTTCGTGCTGAAGGCGATCGAGA
This window of the Burkholderia cepacia GG4 genome carries:
- the fghA gene encoding S-formylglutathione hydrolase, whose protein sequence is MLELVSSHACHGGEQRFYRHDSTAIGLPMKFSVYLPPQAAHGRVPALFYLAGLTCTDETFAIKAGAQQYAAQHGLALVMPDTSPRGAGVPGETDAWDFGVGAGFYVDATQAPWSTHYRMESYVTGELRELVAAELPIDGARLGIFGHSMGGHGALTLALRHPDLYRSVSAFAPIAAPTRCPWGEKAFSGYLGADREAWKQHDASELVARADAPKFAAGILVDQGLADQFLANQLNPDVFEAACAAAGQPLTLRRHPGYDHGYYFISTFIADHIAHHARVLAR
- a CDS encoding L-iditol 2-dehydrogenase, giving the protein MRLEHKVAILTGAASGIGEAVAQRYLDEGARCVLVDVKPASGSLAQLIEANPGRAVAVTADVTRRDDIERIVATAVERFGGVDILFNNAALFDMRPLLDESWDVFDRLFAVNVKGLFFLMQAVAQRMVEQGRGGKIVNMSSQAGRRGEALVSHYCATKAAVISYTQSAALALAPHRINVNGIAPGVVDTPMWEQVDALFARYENRPLGEKKRLVGEAVPLGRMGVPGDLTGAALFLASADADYITAQTLNVDGGNWMS
- a CDS encoding Fur family transcriptional regulator, which gives rise to MATSSPIDARLSRADAFAAEHGLAWTPLRRQVYERVLAAQRPIGAYDLLAELEPQRGRVPPTTVYRALDFLVEHGFIHRIESKNAFFACCEIGVPHEGQFLICDSCGETVEIPGSDLAKQLSASEPAHGFEVHHQVVELNGLCGHCKGKPAQR
- a CDS encoding D-tagatose-bisphosphate aldolase, class II, non-catalytic subunit, with amino-acid sequence MSGLTPTAERSRSAHADAVLRMIFDANRADAQRGIYSICSAHRLVLEAACEAARADGSPLLIEATCNQVNHLGGYTGMTPADFRRDVDAIALRCGLAPSALVLGGDHLGPNPWRHRRAADAMREAAAMVAAYVEAGFEKIHLDASMACADDPVRLDDRTIAARAAGLCRAAEDAAARAGVAPVYVIGTEVPTPGGEVAGDAGGAAIARIAVTRSDSIAATLDAHRDAFAAAGLDEAWARVVAIVAQPGVDFDDRHVLDYDSTKAASLGASILHTPRLVFEAHSTDYQTEGALAALVRDHFAVLKVGPALTFALREALFALTFIEDALIDDVAMRSRLRDVVDAAMRAQPEHWAPYYRGDETEQRLARQFSYSDRIRYYWLQPAVAAAVEQLFANLARQPVPETLVAQWLPDVYAACRAGGLAKEPRAWVRHRIRDVIAHYARACGMQRPA
- a CDS encoding metal ABC transporter permease; protein product: MFEYDFMINAFAASGIVAVLAGIVGYFLVLRGQTFAGHALSHVGFTGATGAVLLGISPIWGMVGFTLAAGIGMGALGERLAGRDVAIGVILSGALGFGLLFLHFYTSFATQVTALLFGNVLAVSHDTLAVLAGIGAVSLVALALIARPLLFASLQPELAEAKGVSLRAVSMLFLAVCALAVAAATQIVGVLLVFTLLVGPAAAAQNVSTRLSTGVLLAALFALFEAWCGIALAYHTDWPTSFWITALSALVYGASLLRRH
- a CDS encoding metal ABC transporter solute-binding protein, Zn/Mn family; this encodes MSIALKRAPRRALSLARLVAAAAAALSFAAPAFTQAATVNVVAAENFYGDVASQIGGRHVAVTSILSSPDQDPHLFEASPKTARALQHAQVVIYNGADYDPWMGKLLGASKQAQRATIVVADLVGKKAGDNPHLWYDPATMPAAARAIAAELGRADPANKADYDANLQKFVASLKPIDDKVAALRAQYKGVPVTATEPVFGYMSDAIGLDMRNQRFQLATMNDTEASAQDVAAFENDLRKKQVRVLIYNSQAEAPMTKRMLKVARDGGVPSMSVTETQPAGKTFQQWMAGQLDALAAALSASKK
- a CDS encoding sugar kinase, with protein sequence MAEIVIAGELLAEFVAAERGQGFDTPGLFTGPFPSGAPAIFADQAARLGVRVAYAGCVGRDAFGDAIVARLERDGVDVARIRRVARPTGTAFVAYRDDGSRSFVFNLSTSAAACIDASDVATAMFDGCRYFHVMGSSLTSEAAIAAVQRGVIEAARAGAKVSFDPNVRPEMLSFRPMRAALDAMLAACHLFLPSEADLPFFCGPQPAERAIAGLLATHPLLERVVLKRGAAGSVAFERTSRVEAPAWPVDERDPTGAGDCFGGTLVASLVAGMPIDVALRRANAAGAIAVTRRGPMEGNSSATEIDRFLTERGIACPA
- a CDS encoding ABC transporter substrate-binding protein yields the protein MQRKMRYAAARCFAGAALATAACAASAGTLTIATLNNPDMIELKKLSPAFEKANPDIKLNWVILEENVLRQRATTDITTGSGQFDVMAIGTYETPQWGKRGWLAPMTGLPADYDLNDIVKTARDSLSYNGQLYALPFYVESSMTFYRKDLFAAKGLKMPDQPTYDQIAEFADKLTDKAKGTYGICLRGKAGWGENMAYVSTVVNTFGGRWFDENWNAQLTSPEWKKAIGFYVNLLKKDGPPGASSNGFNENLTLTASGKCAMWIDATVAAGMLYNKQQSQVADKIGFAAAPVAATPKGSHWLWAWALAVPKTSKQQDAARKFIAWATSKQYIEMAGKDEGWASVPPGTRTSTYQRPEYKAAAPFSDFVLKAIETADPNDPSLKKVPYTGVQYVGIPEFQSFGTVVGQSIAGAVAGQMTVDQALAAGQAAADRAARQAGYKK
- a CDS encoding xylulokinase, whose translation is MRLLGIDLGTGSVKLVTLDADGVERAVASEPYGLSSPQPGWAEIAPDAWWQALVRAAARLPAGEREQVAAIGLSGQMHGVVLIDAAGQPVRPALLWPDTRAAREADAAAWPGAPNPVAPGMAGPLLRWLAAYEPQVLRAARWALQPKDWLRVALGGEVAADPSDACATALATPDGAWDPALIDALGLPADRFAPVHASLARCGTLAARAAGALGLPAGVPLATGAADTACAALGSGLVAAGDALLTTGSGGQIVVLADTLSPARRGLHRYRTAAGGGYYTMAAMQNVGLALEAVRGWLGYPGWADAYDDAFAQPASERLCFLPYLTGERSPWMNPDARGGWLGLGLGDTRGAMMRAAFEGVAFALRAGLDAIRDANRADPVTTLRLAGGGSVDPRWRQLLADALGASLDAVDCPNAATRGAALLAGVALGHWREDVLRTLAPAASPVAVPRDARALATRHARFIDLYARTDAWFTIGV
- a CDS encoding ABC transporter ATP-binding protein, giving the protein MTATPHALALDHVTLELAGRTILRDVSFSIEPGEFVGVLGPNGAGKTTLMRAVLGLVPVTGGTLSVGGVPVLRGNASIGYMPQIRSGLANRRMRGYDFVAMAADGHRWGLPHTNAATRCDVDRVLDLVGGPTLARRPLSELSGGERQRLLLAQCLLGSPKLLLLDEPLISLDPNHQRGVVELVRNVQRELGITVLFSAHELNPLLNALDRVLYLGNGVAALGTVDEVITKPVLSRLYGSPIDVMRVNGKIFVMSGDVEIEKHDHEHEDDDGHSHGGGSGGGHGHHHHGHAHPGHSHDV